A window of the Podarcis raffonei isolate rPodRaf1 chromosome 4, rPodRaf1.pri, whole genome shotgun sequence genome harbors these coding sequences:
- the LOC128412017 gene encoding zinc finger protein 420-like isoform X17, whose product MMPARPPDPPFHGGRREAVAVEPDQGPVCFEDVAVRFTDEEWELLDPDQRALHKDVMEENCGIVASLDCDELEIKNKGDNNTICRVEKARKNLECGKSCSQSSHSSSHQQNLIGKKPYQCIECGKRFSTSYSLTSHQRIHTGEKPYHCVECGKSFSSSSNLTSHQRVHTGEKPYHCVECGKSFSSSSNLTSHQRTHTGEKPYHCVECGKSFRSNSELTSHQRIHTGEKPYQCVECGKSFSQSSSLTSHQKIHTGERPYQCVECGKRFSHSHSLTSHQRIHTGEKPYQCVECGKSFNHSYSLTFHQRTHTGEKPYQCVECGKSFRSNSELTSHQRIHIGEKPYQCVECEKSFSMSSDLFRHQRIHTGEKPYQCMECGKRFSHSHSLTSHQKIHTGERPYQCVECGKRFSHSHSLTSHQRIHTGEKPYQCMECGKRFSHSHSLTSHQRIHTGEKPYQCVECGKSFRSNSELTSHQRIHTGEKPYQCAECGKSFNQKSSLTKHHRIHTGENHGIVEFLS is encoded by the exons atgatgccggcaagacctcctgatccgccttttcatgggggcagaagggaagcagtggctgtggaaccagatcag ggtccagtgtgctttgaagatgtcgctgttcgtttcacggacgaggagtgggagttgctggatcctgaccagagagctctgcataaggacgtcatggaggagaattgcgggatcgtggcctctcttg attgtgatgaattggaaatcaaGAACAAAGGAGACAACAACACAATCTGCAGAGTGGAGAAGGCacgtaaaaatttggagtgtggaaagagctgcagtcagagctcccattccagttcccatcaacaaaatctcattggaaagaaaccctatcagtgcattgaatgtggaaagagattcagtacGAGCTACTCTCTAacatcccatcaaagaattcatacaggggagaaaccctatcactgcgtggaatgtggaaagagcttcagtagcagctccaatctcacttcccatcaaagagttcatacaggggagaaaccctatcactgcgtggaatgtggaaagagcttcagtagcagctccaatctcacttcccatcaaagaactcatacaggggagaaaccctatcattgtgtggaatgtggaaagagcttcagatcgAACTCtgagctcacttcccatcaaagaattcatacaggggagaaaccctatcagtgtgtggaatgtggaaagagcttcagtcagagctccagtctcacttcccatcaaaaaattcatacaggggagagaccctatcagtgcgtggaatgtggaaagaggttcagtcacagccacagtctcacttcccatcaaagaattcatacaggggagaaaccctatcagtgtgtggaatgtggaaagagcttcaatcacagctacagtctcactttccatcaaagaactcatacaggggagaaaccctatcaatgtgtggaatgtggaaagagcttcagatcgAACTCtgagctcacttcccatcaaagaattcatataggggagaaaccctatcagtgtgtggaatgtgaaaagagcttcagtatgagcTCCGATCTCTTtaggcatcagagaattcatacaggggagaaaccctatcagtgtatggaatgtggaaagaggttcagtcacagccacagtctcacttcccatcaaaaaattcatacaggggagagaccctatcagtgcgtggaatgtggaaagaggttcagtcacagccacagtctcacttcccatcaaagaattcatacaggggagaaaccctatcagtgtatggaatgtggaaagaggttcagtcacagccacagtctcacttcccatcaaagaattcatacaggggagaaaccctatcaatgtgtggaatgtggaaagagcttcagatcgAACTCtgagctcacttcccatcaaagaattcatacaggggagaaaccctatcagtgtgcggaatgtggaaagagcttcaatcaaaaGTCCAGTCTCACTaagcatcacagaattcatacaggggagaatcaCGGAATTGTAGAATTTTTGAGCTGA